A genomic stretch from Telmatocola sphagniphila includes:
- a CDS encoding RNA polymerase sigma factor, translated as MIPARKGSSVVQEANDMLQSLTLHYRGMISENLRSKLSASDLIQETLIIIHKHHESLELMSVEMREAWIYKTLRRELISFVRKYRTSKRSTQLEVLTELSNVSDKSLSDGWNFLMECECQERLDRAYNQLSESEKNILALHLQQELSYKQISDRTGTSEEAVRQAFSRARAAWKALYESTQE; from the coding sequence GTGATACCAGCCAGAAAAGGAAGTTCGGTAGTTCAAGAGGCCAACGACATGCTTCAGAGCCTGACGCTTCATTATCGAGGCATGATCTCGGAAAATCTTCGATCCAAATTAAGCGCCTCAGACCTGATTCAGGAAACCCTGATCATCATCCACAAGCATCACGAATCTCTTGAACTGATGAGCGTGGAAATGCGCGAGGCGTGGATCTACAAAACGCTTCGCCGCGAGCTCATTTCTTTTGTTCGGAAATATCGAACCAGCAAACGCAGCACTCAGCTGGAAGTCCTCACGGAACTTTCGAACGTGAGCGACAAATCGCTCTCCGACGGCTGGAATTTTTTGATGGAATGCGAATGCCAGGAGCGGCTTGATCGGGCCTATAACCAGCTGAGCGAGAGCGAAAAAAATATTCTGGCGCTCCACCTTCAACAGGAACTGAGTTACAAGCAGATTTCCGATCGGACCGGCACCAGCGAGGAAGCGGTGCGGCAGGCGTTTTCCCGGGCCCGTGCCGCCTGGAAAGCCCTTTACGAATCCACTCAAGAGTAG